One part of the Glycine soja cultivar W05 chromosome 11, ASM419377v2, whole genome shotgun sequence genome encodes these proteins:
- the LOC114374045 gene encoding mitogen-activated protein kinase 13-like — protein sequence MENNGAESENPKGIPIHGGKYVRYNILGSHFQVYSKYAPPLQPVGRGAYGIVCCATNSETKEGVAIKKIGNAFDNRIDAKRTLREIKLLCHMEHDNIIKIKDIIRPAERENFNDVYIVYELMDTDLHQIIQSNQSLTDEHCQYFLYQLLRGLKYIHSANVLHRDLKPSNLLLNANCDLKICDFGLARTTSETDFMTEYVVTRWYRAPELLLNCSEYTAAIDIWSVGCILMEIVRREPLFPGKDYVQQLALITELLGSPNDSDLGFLRSDNAKKYVKQLPHVEKQSFAERFPEMSPLAIDLAEKMLVFDPSKRITVEEALNHPYMASLHEINEEPTCPTPFIFSFEQTILKEEDIKELIWKESLNFSQDHQMLE from the exons ATGGAAAACAATGGTGCTGAATCTGAGAATCCGAAAGGGATTCCAATTCACGGAGGGAAGTACGTTCGCTACAACATCTTAGGCAGCCATTTCCAAGTCTATTCCAAGTACGCTCCCCCTCTCCAACCCGTTGGTCGCGGCGCATACGGCATCGTTTG ctGTGCGACGAATTCGGAGACGAAAGAAGGAGTGGCGATAAAGAAGATTGGGAATGCGTTTGACAACAGGATCGATGCCAAGAGAACGCTCAGGGAAATCAAGCTTCTCTGTCACATGGAACATGATAAC ataattaaaataaaggaCATAATTCGGCCAGCGGAGAGGGAGAATTTCAACGATGTTTATATTGTGTACGAATTGATGGACACCGATCTGCATCAGATTATACAGTCTAATCAGTCTCTCACCGATGAGCATTGCCAG TACTTCTTATATCAACTCTTGCGAGGATTGAAGTACATCCACTCTGCAAATGTTTTGCACCGAGATCTAAAACCAAGCAATTTACTTCTCAACGCAAACTGTGATCTCAAGATATGTGACTTTGGGCTTGCCAGAACAACCTCTGAGACCGACTTTATGACAGAATATGTTGTCACTCGTTGGTACAGAGCCCCTGAATTGCTACTAAACTGTTCAGAATATACTGCAGCTATTGATATTTGGTCGGTTGGTTGCATTTTGATGGAGATAGTTAGAAGGGAGCCTTTATTTCCTGGTAAAGATTATGTCCAACAGTTGGCCCTTATAACTGAG TTACTAGGTTCACCAAATGACTCGGATCTTGGATTCCTCAGAAGTGATAATGCAAAGAAATATGTTAAGCAGCTCCCACATGTAGAAAAGCAATCCTTCGCAGAGCGGTTTCCTGAAATGTCCCCCTTAGCAATTGATCTTGCTGAGAAAATGCTGGTTTTTGATCCCTCCAAGCGCATAACTG TCGAGGAAGCCCTGAATCACCCCTATATGGCAAGTCTTCATGAGATCAACGAGGAGCCCACTTGCCCAACTCCTTTCATATTTTCTTTCGAACAGACAATTCTCAAAGAAGAAGATATAAAGGAGCTCATATGGAAGGAGTCTCTAAACTTCAGCCAGGATCATCAGATGTTGGAATAG